In the genome of Coregonus clupeaformis isolate EN_2021a chromosome 1, ASM2061545v1, whole genome shotgun sequence, one region contains:
- the LOC121553911 gene encoding 40S ribosomal protein SA-like isoform X2 — MSGGLDVLQMKEEDVLKFLAAGTHLGGTNMDFQMEHYTYKRKSDGVYIINLKKTWEKLLLAARAIVAIENPADVCVISSRNTGQRAVLKFASATGATTFHGRFTPGTFTNQIQAAFREPRLLIVTDPRADHQPLTEASYVNIPTIAMCNTDSPLRYVDIAIPCNNKGHHSVGLMWWMLSREVLRMRGTISREHPWEVMPDLYFYRDPEEIEKEEQAAAEKAVGKEEFQGEWTAPTADFAQPEVADWSEGVAVPSVPIQQFPAGIEAAAPSKAPATAEGFAEDWSAQPATEDWSAAPTAQATEWGGASADWS, encoded by the exons ATGTCCGGAGGTCTGGATGTGCTGCAGATGAAGGAGGAGGATGTGCTCAAGTTCCTGGCAGCTGGAACCCACCTGGGAGGTACCAACATGGACTTCCAGATGGAGCACTACACGTACAAGCGAAAGAGTGATG GTGTGTACATCATCAACCTGAAGAAGACGTGGGAGAAGCTGCTGCTTGCTGCCCGTGCCATCGTGGCCATTGAGAACCCAGCTGATGTCTGCGTCATCTCATCCAGGAACACTGGACAG AGGGCTGTGCTGAAGTTCGCTTCCGCCACCGGCGCCACCACCTTCCACGGTCGTTTCACCCCCGGAACCTTCACCAATCAGATCCAGGCTGCTTTCCGTGAGCCCCGCCTCTTGATCGTGACAGACCCCCGTGCCGACCACCAGCCCCTGACTGAGGCCTCCTACGTCAACATCCCCACCATTGCCATGTGCAACACTGACTCTCCCCTCAGATACGTGGACATCGCCATCCCCTGCAACAACAAG GGCCACCACTCTGTTGGTCTGATGTGGTGGATGCTGTCCAGGGAGGTGCTGCGGATGAGGGGCACCATCTCCAGGGAACACCCCTGGGAGGTCATGCCTGATCTCTACTTCTACAGAGATCCAGAGGAG ATTGAGAAGGAGGAGCAGGCTGCAGCCGAGAAGGCTGTTGGCAAGGAGGAGTTCCAGGGCGAGTGGACCGCCCCCACGGCCGACTTCGCCCAGCCCGAGGTGGCCGACTGGTCCGAGGGAGTGGCAGTGCCCTCTGTGCCCATCCAGCAGTTCCCTGCTGGCATTGAGG CCGCTGCACCTTCTAAGGCCCCAGCTACAGCTGAAGGCTTTGCTG AGGATTGGAGTGCCCAGCCCGCCACAGAGGATTGGTCCGCTGCCCCCACCGCCCAGGCTACCGAGTGGGGTGGTGCCTCCGCTGATTGGTCCTAA
- the LOC121553911 gene encoding 40S ribosomal protein SA-like isoform X1, which translates to MSGGLDVLQMKEEDVLKFLAAGTHLGGTNMDFQMEHYTYKRKSDGVYIINLKKTWEKLLLAARAIVAIENPADVCVISSRNTGQRAVLKFASATGATTFHGRFTPGTFTNQIQAAFREPRLLIVTDPRADHQPLTEASYVNIPTIAMCNTDSPLRYVDIAIPCNNKGHHSVGLMWWMLSREVLRMRGTISREHPWEVMPDLYFYRDPEEIEKEEQAAAEKAVGKEEFQGEWTAPTADFAQPEVADWSEGVAVPSVPIQQFPAGIEGKSFTEAAAPSKAPATAEGFAEDWSAQPATEDWSAAPTAQATEWGGASADWS; encoded by the exons ATGTCCGGAGGTCTGGATGTGCTGCAGATGAAGGAGGAGGATGTGCTCAAGTTCCTGGCAGCTGGAACCCACCTGGGAGGTACCAACATGGACTTCCAGATGGAGCACTACACGTACAAGCGAAAGAGTGATG GTGTGTACATCATCAACCTGAAGAAGACGTGGGAGAAGCTGCTGCTTGCTGCCCGTGCCATCGTGGCCATTGAGAACCCAGCTGATGTCTGCGTCATCTCATCCAGGAACACTGGACAG AGGGCTGTGCTGAAGTTCGCTTCCGCCACCGGCGCCACCACCTTCCACGGTCGTTTCACCCCCGGAACCTTCACCAATCAGATCCAGGCTGCTTTCCGTGAGCCCCGCCTCTTGATCGTGACAGACCCCCGTGCCGACCACCAGCCCCTGACTGAGGCCTCCTACGTCAACATCCCCACCATTGCCATGTGCAACACTGACTCTCCCCTCAGATACGTGGACATCGCCATCCCCTGCAACAACAAG GGCCACCACTCTGTTGGTCTGATGTGGTGGATGCTGTCCAGGGAGGTGCTGCGGATGAGGGGCACCATCTCCAGGGAACACCCCTGGGAGGTCATGCCTGATCTCTACTTCTACAGAGATCCAGAGGAG ATTGAGAAGGAGGAGCAGGCTGCAGCCGAGAAGGCTGTTGGCAAGGAGGAGTTCCAGGGCGAGTGGACCGCCCCCACGGCCGACTTCGCCCAGCCCGAGGTGGCCGACTGGTCCGAGGGAGTGGCAGTGCCCTCTGTGCCCATCCAGCAGTTCCCTGCTGGCATTGAGGGTAAGAGCTTCACTGAGG CCGCTGCACCTTCTAAGGCCCCAGCTACAGCTGAAGGCTTTGCTG AGGATTGGAGTGCCCAGCCCGCCACAGAGGATTGGTCCGCTGCCCCCACCGCCCAGGCTACCGAGTGGGGTGGTGCCTCCGCTGATTGGTCCTAA
- the LOC121553964 gene encoding intraflagellar transport protein 56, with amino-acid sequence MILSRVKPAVGGEAAASVSEKKKKNKAKKSPRLEEYLNQRDYLGAQTLLEFQRDVGEKEEHADLWIGYCAFHLGDYKRAMEEYRTLTLRLEEPGEVWVYLACTLFFLGLYREAEEAANKAPKCALQNRLLFHLAHKFNDEKKLMGFHQNLEDVTEDQLSLASIHYMRSHYQEAIDIYKRILLQNRDFLALNVYVALCYYKLDYYDVSQEVLAVYLQSIPESTIALNLKACNHFRLYNGKAAEAELKNLIDISSCSFEFAKELIRHNLVVFRGGEGALQVLPPLIDVISEARLNLVIYYLRQDDVQEAYTLIKDLEPTTPQEYILKGVVNAALGQEIGSRDHLKIAQQFFQLVGGSASECDTIPGRQCMASCFFLLRQFEDVLIYLNSVKSYFYTEDTFNFNYAQAKAALGNYKEAEEIFLLIQGEKIKTDYVYLSWLTRCYIMNQKGQLAWELYLKMGASPDSFSLLQLIANDCYKMGQFYSAAKAFDTLEKLDPDSNYWEGKRGACVGIFQLILAGREPKETLKEVLPLLRSTQNPQVEYIIRALRKWAKDNRVPLT; translated from the exons ATG ATTCTGTCCCGGGTGAAGCCAGCAGTAGGTGGAGAGGCTGCAGCTAGTGTCagtgagaagaagaagaaaaacaaaGCCAAGAAGAGCCCTCGCCTGGAGGAATACCTCAACCAGAGAGACTACCTTGGGGCCCAAACTCTGTTAGAG TTTCAGCGAGATGTTGGAGAAAAAGAGGAGCATGCAGACCTTTGGATTGGCTACTGTGCCTTTCACTTGGGTGATTACAAGAGAGcaatggag gaGTACAGGACATTGACACTCCGGTTAGAAGAACCAGGGGAGGTGTGGGTGTATCTGGCCTGCACTTTGTTTTTCCTGGGGCTCtacagagaggcagaggaggctgCAAACAAGG ctccaaagtgtgcacttcaGAATCGCCTGCTCTTCCACCTGGCTCATAAG TTCAATGATGAGAAGAAGCTGATGGGTTTCCATCAGAACCTGGAGGATGTGACTGAGGACCAGCTGAGCCTGGCCTCCATCCACTACATGAGATCCCACTACCAGGAGGCCATCGACATCTACAAACGCATCCTGCTACAGAATAG AGATTTCCTAGCTCTTAATGTGTACGTAGCGCTGTGCTACTACAAGTTGGACTACTATGATGTTTCCCAAGAGGTGCTGGCTGTGTATCTGCAGAGTATTCCTGAATCCACCATCGCTCTCAACCTCAAGGCCTGCAACCACTTCAGGCTGTACAACGGCAAGGCAGCCGAG GCTGAGTTAAAGAACCTCATAGACATCTCCTCCTGCTCCTTTGAGTTTGCTAAGGAGCTTATCCGGCATAACCTG GTGGTGTTTCGTGGTGGGGAGGGGGCGTTGCAGGTGCTGCCCCCGCTGATTGATGTAATCTCTGAGGCTCGGTTGAACCTGGTCATCTACTACCTTAGACAAG ATGATGTTCAAGAGGCTTATACCCTCATAAAAGACTTGGAGCCAACCACACCACAG GAGTACATTTTGAAAGGAGTGGTGAATGCTGCATTGGGCCAAGAAATTGGATCG agggatcACCTGAAAATCGCTCAACAGTTCTTCCAGCTGGTCGGAGGCTCAGCCAGCGAATGCG acacGATACCTGGAAGACAGTGTATGGCTTCCTGTTTCTTCCTTCTGAGGCAGTTTGAAGACGTTCTCATCTACCTCAACTCAGTCAAG AGTTACTTCTATACCGAGGATACGTTCAATTTCAACTATGCCCAGGCCAAAGCTGCCTTGGGCAACTACAAAGAAGCAGAGGAG ATATTTCTGCTGATCCAGGGTGAGAAGATTAAGACTGACTATGTATACCTGAGCTGGCTGACTCGCTGCT ACATCATGAACCAGAAAGGCCAGCTAGCCTGGGAGCTGTATCTGAAGATGGGGGCTTCGCCAGACTCCTTCAGCCTCTTACAACTCATTGCCAACGACTGCTATAAG ATGGGTCAGTTCTACTCGGCAGCCAAAGCATTCGATACTCTGGAGAAACTGGATCCCGACTCCAACTACTGGGAGGGCAAGAGAGGGGCCTGTGTCGGAATCTTCCAGCTCATACTGGCAGGCAGAGAGCCAAA GGAAACCCTGAAGGAGGTGCTGCCCCTGTTGAGGAGCACACAGAACCCCCAGGTGGAGTACATTATCAGAGCTCTAAGGAAATGGGCCAAAGACAACAGGGTTCCTCTGACATAA